In Paractinoplanes brasiliensis, the following proteins share a genomic window:
- a CDS encoding DUF6232 family protein has protein sequence MRTRHRDVEFRISRRMLWVDMEAFPLQMVTRVRPIEITPNRSKILIAYARKAAALLGLGVLGLALLSCAGDAVPNWLTGVVAVVLAGAFIAQTVRAIRLLTRPALYVLSVATAGTARAALVSDKRDLIYDLTRRVAEAIDNPAMEYAIHVEHIEGDLVAGDKYSGDRVDGDKLVFGS, from the coding sequence ATGAGGACCAGACACCGGGACGTGGAGTTCCGGATCAGCCGCCGGATGCTCTGGGTCGACATGGAGGCGTTCCCCCTCCAGATGGTCACCCGGGTGCGACCCATCGAGATCACGCCGAATCGGTCGAAGATCCTTATTGCGTACGCCCGGAAGGCGGCGGCCCTGCTCGGACTTGGGGTGCTGGGGTTGGCGCTGTTGAGCTGTGCCGGTGACGCCGTGCCGAACTGGCTCACCGGCGTGGTCGCCGTCGTGCTCGCGGGCGCGTTCATCGCCCAGACCGTCCGAGCGATCCGCCTGCTCACCCGGCCCGCGCTGTATGTGCTCAGCGTGGCCACGGCTGGAACGGCCCGCGCCGCACTGGTCAGCGACAAGCGGGACCTGATCTACGACCTGACCCGGCGGGTCGCCGAGGCCATCGACAACCCGGCCATGGAGTACGCCATCCACGTCGAACACATCGAGGGCGACCTGGTGGCCGGCGACAAATACTCCGGCGACCGCGTCGACGGCGACAAACTCGTCTTCGGGAGCTGA
- a CDS encoding ATP-binding protein, translating to MPQDLEDLVSALRASGGDTTAVEVKAAAGGLPTSLTSSLSALANLAGGGTIILGLDERAGFRPVYLADPQALKQGLAAKARAFTPPVRLSIDDGTVDEQPVIVARVHECDPSAKPCRVTATGAAYIRGYDGDFLLSDLEVQGFLTARRPPLFDRRPVDGAGPDDLDPDLVASYLATVRERDGTGLGRFTDDGELLRRAGVTVSEGQPTVAGLLALGVHPQQFFPRYVIQAAAEPLPQDSPAVRARNQITITGPIPRMLDAALDWARRTFDTKIVERADGSVTDEPAYPLLAFREIIANALIHRDLDDWSQAFAVEVRLRRDRLVVTNPGGLYGITVDRLGNDAVTSARNGLLVGICQHVRSASSGGRVIEALASGIPTITQALSNHGLPPAQFIDANIRFTVLLRSSASATNPAPTLNTTELRVYDALAPGPQTVAELQTTLSLTGPNIRKALRSLRNRGLVHQNGGRGRPTTYRRTTATTR from the coding sequence GTGCCCCAGGATCTGGAAGACCTTGTCAGCGCCCTGCGCGCGTCCGGTGGAGACACCACCGCCGTCGAGGTGAAGGCCGCAGCGGGTGGCCTGCCTACCTCGCTGACCTCTTCGCTGAGCGCCCTCGCCAACCTGGCAGGCGGCGGCACCATCATCCTCGGCTTGGACGAACGCGCCGGCTTCCGCCCCGTATATCTGGCCGATCCGCAGGCACTCAAGCAGGGTCTCGCAGCGAAGGCTCGCGCCTTCACACCACCGGTACGCCTGTCGATCGACGACGGCACGGTCGACGAACAACCCGTCATCGTGGCTCGCGTTCACGAGTGTGACCCGTCGGCCAAGCCATGCCGGGTCACCGCGACCGGCGCCGCGTACATCCGTGGCTACGACGGCGATTTCCTGCTGTCCGACCTGGAAGTCCAAGGGTTCCTTACCGCGCGCAGGCCACCGCTGTTCGACCGGCGACCTGTCGACGGAGCCGGCCCGGACGACCTCGACCCCGACCTGGTCGCGTCCTACCTGGCGACCGTCCGTGAACGAGACGGGACCGGACTCGGCCGCTTCACCGACGACGGGGAGCTGCTACGCCGAGCGGGCGTGACGGTGTCGGAAGGACAGCCAACAGTGGCCGGCCTCCTCGCTCTCGGCGTACATCCTCAGCAGTTCTTCCCTCGATATGTCATCCAGGCCGCCGCCGAACCGTTGCCGCAGGATTCGCCCGCGGTCCGTGCCCGCAACCAGATCACCATCACCGGACCCATCCCCCGAATGCTCGACGCTGCCCTCGACTGGGCCCGGCGCACGTTCGACACCAAAATCGTCGAAAGGGCCGACGGCAGCGTCACCGACGAACCCGCGTACCCACTGCTCGCTTTCCGCGAGATAATCGCCAACGCCCTGATCCATCGCGATCTCGACGACTGGTCGCAAGCCTTCGCCGTCGAGGTACGGCTACGCCGCGACCGCCTCGTCGTCACCAACCCCGGCGGCCTGTACGGCATCACCGTCGACCGCCTCGGCAACGACGCCGTCACGTCCGCCCGCAACGGACTCCTGGTAGGAATCTGCCAACACGTCCGCTCGGCAAGCTCAGGAGGCCGGGTCATCGAGGCACTGGCCAGCGGCATCCCCACAATCACGCAGGCCCTGTCGAACCACGGACTGCCACCAGCACAATTCATCGACGCCAACATCAGATTCACCGTGCTGCTGCGCTCCTCCGCCAGCGCAACGAACCCAGCGCCGACCCTCAACACGACTGAGCTACGCGTCTACGACGCACTCGCACCCGGCCCGCAAACCGTCGCCGAGCTCCAAACCACCCTCAGCCTGACCGGACCGAACATCCGCAAGGCGCTCCGCAGCCTGCGCAATCGAGGCCTGGTCCACCAGAACGGCGGCAGAGGCCGACCGACCACCTACCGACGGACCACCGCAACCACCAGGTGA
- a CDS encoding NAD(P)H-dependent glycerol-3-phosphate dehydrogenase, whose amino-acid sequence MRITVLGAGSWGTTVASVLTRRDHESLIWARNPEAAEEINDKHTNERYLDGFTLPSRLRATAELDEAAAHAELLVVGVPTGAFRDTLERVRPRLHPWIPVVSLSKGLERDSLLRMTEVIKEVLPGHPAAALTGPNLAKEIMAGMAAATVIATEDLTVAAEIQRVFRRGLLRVYTNHDVIGCEVGGALKNVVAIATGIAQGLGVGDNTRAGVISRGLAELTTLAVAMGGEPNTLAGLAGMGDLVATCISPHSRNRYVGEQLGRGRSLDDILAEMGQVAEGVKTVHAAVRLADQYELAMPITRTIHRVVTGEITAERAYDGLLRSHPAGHESEPG is encoded by the coding sequence ATGCGGATTACCGTGCTGGGCGCGGGGTCTTGGGGGACGACGGTTGCTTCCGTGCTGACCCGGCGGGATCACGAGTCACTTATCTGGGCTCGTAATCCGGAGGCGGCGGAAGAGATCAACGACAAGCACACCAACGAGCGGTATCTCGACGGCTTCACGTTGCCGAGCCGGTTGCGCGCCACCGCGGAGCTCGACGAGGCGGCGGCGCACGCGGAGTTGCTGGTCGTCGGCGTGCCCACCGGGGCGTTTCGCGACACGCTGGAGCGGGTGCGGCCGCGGCTGCACCCCTGGATTCCCGTGGTGAGCCTCAGCAAGGGGCTGGAACGCGACTCGCTGTTGCGGATGACCGAGGTGATCAAAGAGGTGCTGCCGGGGCATCCGGCGGCGGCGCTCACCGGGCCCAACCTGGCCAAAGAGATCATGGCGGGTATGGCGGCGGCCACGGTGATCGCCACGGAGGACCTCACCGTTGCCGCGGAGATTCAGCGGGTGTTCCGGCGCGGGTTGCTGCGGGTGTACACCAACCATGACGTGATCGGCTGCGAGGTGGGCGGGGCGTTGAAGAACGTCGTCGCGATCGCCACCGGCATCGCCCAGGGGCTCGGCGTGGGGGACAACACCCGGGCGGGAGTGATCTCGCGGGGGCTGGCCGAGCTGACCACGCTGGCGGTCGCGATGGGTGGCGAGCCCAACACGCTGGCCGGGCTGGCGGGCATGGGCGACCTGGTGGCGACGTGCATCAGCCCGCACAGCCGCAACCGGTACGTGGGTGAGCAGCTCGGTCGCGGGCGGAGCCTGGACGACATCCTGGCCGAGATGGGGCAGGTGGCCGAGGGGGTCAAGACGGTGCACGCCGCGGTTCGCCTGGCCGACCAGTACGAGTTGGCGATGCCCATCACGCGCACGATCCACCGGGTCGTCACCGGGGAGATCACGGCGGAACGGGCGTACGACGGTCTGCTGCGCTCGCACCCGGCGGGTCACGAATCCGAGCCGGGCTGA